The DNA region CAGACCACTCCGGACAACACCAGGGGGTTCATGCCGAGCCTCTTGTAGACCGGCAGCAGTGCGGAGACGGTGATGAGGAAGGTGGAGGCGCCGTCGCCGTCCAGGGACACGCACAGGGTGAGGACCGCCGTGGCGACGGTGATCCGCAACGGGTCGCCACGTGCCACGCGCAACAAGCCGCGGATCAGAGGGTCGAAGAGCCCGGCGTCCACCATCAGGCTGAAGTACAGGACCGCGAAGGCGATCATGATGCCGGTGGGGGCCACTTTGGACAGCCCACCGAGAATGAACTCGCCCAGATCGCCCGCGAAACCGCCGATGAGCGCGGCCAGCACCGGAAGCAGGATCAGAGCGACCAGTACCGAGGCGCGTTTGGTCATGGTGAGCAGCAGGAGGACGGCGATCGTGGCGAAGCCCAGGGCTGCCAGCATGGCGGCGCTCGCTTTCTCGAGGACGGCCCTCGGCGGCGGTGGGCGGGACTGATTGAGGGAGGCAGGCCGAGGTGTTACGCGAGAGTTTCGAAGCACCGGCGGATCGGTGTCCAGCATCAAACCGAGATCTGTTCATGCGTTAAGCGCATCAATTCCAGCGGGGCGCCCTATGCTCGTCGCCCATGGAGGCCACCACCCTGCGTCAGCTGTCGGCATACGCGGCCGTCGCCCGGGCCGCGAGCTTCACCGCGGCCGCCGCGGAGATGCATGTGTCCCAGTCTTCACTCAGCCGCGCGGTCGCGGATCTGGAGCGACACCTGGGCGTCCAGCTCCTGGAACGGGACACCCGCAACGTGCAGTTGACCGCGGCGGGCCTTGAGGCCCTGCGTGTCGCCGAGCAGATCGTCACCGCTCACCAAGCCGGCATGAAGGAGCTCAGGCGATACCTGCTCGGCGAGTCGGGAACGGTCGCCGTGGCCACCCTTCCCTCCGTCGCCGCGGTACTCCTGCCGCAGGTCATCTCCGACTTCCGCGAGCGGCGCCCACAGGTGGCGGTACGACTCCTCGACGGCCTGGAGCGGTCGGTACTGGACCGGGTCCTGTCCGGCGACGCCGACTTCGCGATCACCACCGTCGGCAACCCGCCGGAGCAGTTGGAGCACCGCCCTCTGGTCAGGGACCGCTTCGTCGCGGTGCTGCCGGTGGGCCACCCGCTCGCCGACCACCACGAGATCACCTGGGACGACCTGGCTCGTCAGCCGTTCCTGGCCGTCGGGCGCGACTCGAGCGTGCGTCGGCTCACCGACGCGGCGTTCGCCCAGATCGACGCGCACGCGCTACCGGCGGCCGAGGCGGGCAGTATCGCGACCGTGGGCGGACTGGTAACCGCCGGCCTCGGGGTGTCGGCGATGCCCGCCCTGGTGCTCCCGCTGATGGGTGCCGGACCCGTCGTCTGCCGTCCTCTGGTGGACCCCGTGGTGGACCGGCGCCTGGACATCGCGCTGCGCGCCCGACGAACGCTCCCGACCGTGACGGAACGGTTCCTGGAGACGCTCGAGGAGTTCCGCCTCCAGGAGCGTCCGCTTCCTCCCGGGGTTTCGTGGGCTTGAGGCCGCGCACCACCCCTCCCCCACTCATGCGTTTTTCGCATTGATTGATGGTCGTCTGTTGCTCGACAGGCATTTCTCCGCTCCGGCAGTCTGAACACAACGGCGACGGCCGCACCGCACCCACGCGGACGACGCTGTCGGAGACCCACGCGGAACGGCAGGGCAAGGGAGCTCAGCAGTGTCGGACAACGAGCGGAACACCACCGGAAGCGGGCAGTTGCGCGGGCTGAAAGTGGTCGAGTTCGCCCATGTGGTGGCCGGTCCGCTGGCGGGCTCGATGCTCGCCGACCAAGGGGCCGACGTCGTACACGTGGAACCCCCCGGCGCCGGAGACGCGGCCCGCGCCATGGGGCCCCAACGTGACGGTGTTCCCCTGTGGTTCAAGGTCGCCGGCCGCAACAAACGATCGGTCACCCTCGATCTGCACCACGAGACCGGCCGGCTCGTCGCCCACCGGCTCGTCGCCTGGGCGGACGTCGTCATCGTCACCCTGCGCGCAGGACGCCTGCGCAGCTGGGGACTCGACTGGGACTCCGTGCACCGGATCAACCCCCGGGCCGTGCTGCTGCAGATCTCCGGCTTCGGCGCCACCTCGTCACAGGCGGACGCCCCCGGCTTCGGGAAGGTGGGTGAGGCGCGCAGCGGAGTGGTCCACCTGACCGGCTTTCCCGACGGCCCACCCGTGCACACCGGTTTCTCGCACGGCGACGCCGTGACCGGCCTGATGGGCGCCTACGCCGTCCTCGCCGCCCTCCACCGCCGCGACCACGACCCCAGGTTCGACGGCGAGTGGATCGACCTCGCTCTCTTCGAGTCCCTGTTCCGTCTGGTCGAGTGGCAGGTCATCGTCCACGACCAGTTGGGACGAGTACCCGAACGCTCCGGCAACCAGTTGGCGGTCGCCCCAGGGGCCGTGATCAACACCTACCGCTCCCGCGACGGCGAGTGGATCACGGTGACCTCCGCGACGTTGCGCTCGGTCCGCAACATCGCCCGCCTGCTGGGACTCCCCGAGGAGGAGTTCAGCACCGCTCAGCAACAGTACGACCGACGCGAGCAGTTGGACGAGAACCTGCGGAACTGGGTGGCGGAGCGCGTCACCGGCGAGTGCCTGGAGGAGTTCGCCCGTGCCGAAGTCGTGGCCTCACGGGTGTTCGACGCCGCGGACATCGCAGCCGACCCCGTGTACGCCGAACGCGAAGACATCGTCACCGTCGACGACCCCGATCTCGGCCCGGTACGTATGCAGGCGGTGATCCCGCATTTCCGGCAGCGCCCCGGGCGGGTCTGGCGGACGGGGCCCTCCCTCGGGCAGGACAACCACCTGGTCTACGGGCAGTGGCTCGGCCTCAGCGCGGACGAGCTGGCCGATCTGGAGAAGAGCGATGTCATCTGAGGAGTCTTCGAAGAGCCCTGCGGAGGCAGACACGGGAGTGGTCGACCGGCCCTCGCTGCGCTCTCTGCTCTTCGTCCCCGGCACCAGAACCGACTGGCTGCCCAAGGCCCGGGCGGCGGGCGCCGACGCGGCCATCCTCGACCTGGAGGACGCGGTGCCCGCCGTGGACAAGCTCGCCGCCCGCGCGCAGGTGGCCGACGCCCTCGCACGGGCCGCCGCCACGTCGGCCGAGCAGGCGGGACGGATGGCGCTGTTCGTCCGTGTCAACCCACTGGGCGACTGGGCCGGGGCTGAGGAGCTGCGGGCGGTCGTACGGCCCGGACTCGCCGGGATCGTCCTTCCCAAAGTCCGCTCCGTCCAGGACGTGAAGCTCGCCGACCGGCTGCTGGGCTGGTGCGAACAGGAACAGGGCCTGCCGCCTGGACGGGTCGCGCTGGTGCCCCTGCTGGAGACGGCTCGTGGCCTGCGCGAGGCCTACGACATCGCCCGGGCCGCCGCACGCATCGCCTACATGGGCGCTCTCAGCGCCCCCGGCGGCGACGTGGAACGCGCCGTCGGCTACCGCTGGAGCCCAGAAGGAACCGAAACGGTCGCGCTGCGCTCCCGCGTACTCCTGGACGCAAGGGCAGCCGGAGCGCCATGCCCGGTCAGCGGACTGTGGACGCGGGTCGGCGACCTGCCAGGGCTTCGCGCCTTCGCCGAACAGAACCGCTCCCTCGGCTACGAGGGCATGATGGCGATCCATCCCTCCCATGTCCCCGTGATCAACGAGGTGTTCTCTCCCAGCTCCGCCGAACTCGCCCGCTGCGCGGAGCTGATCGCGGCGGTCGAGTCGGCGCAGAGAGAAGGGACTGGCGCCGTGACCTTCCAAGGCGAGATGGTCGACGAGGCGATGGCACGCACGGCCCGCCTTGTCCTTGAACGACACGGGGCGTGAGCCGGGGGACGGGCCAAGAGCGGCCCGCCCTCGGTGTTTTCAGCTCTGCTGGGAGCCGCCGTTGGCGGACCACCATCGCGACAGCCGAGAGGACTCATCATTGCCCCCTTTCTTAAGAGGTGGGTTCAGGCGTCGACGACGGGAGTGGCCACCGGCGTGGCTTTGTTGAAGCGGGGCAGGGCGGCGGCGCCGAGCGCGAGGAGGGCGACGATGGCCATCTGTACGTACTCGACTCCGGCGAAGGCCTGGGCGACGTTGTGCGGGGCCCGGGCCAGATAGAGGGTGCCGAGGGTGGCCACGCCAAGCGCCAGTCCGCTCTGCTGCAGGGTGATCAGCACGCCGCTGCCGATACCGGCCAGGTGCGTCGGGACGTCGGCGAGTACGCTGCGGAACAGGCCGGCGAACAGCATCGACTGTCCGGCACCGACCAGGGCCAGCGGCACGGCCATCGCCCACAGGCTGACGTGCGGCCAGTTCGCGAGCAGGACCGCTACCAGCCAGACCAGCCCGGCGAGTTGGACGACGGCACCGGCAGACAGCGCCGCCCGGCCGAACCGGGTGATCAGGCGGGGCGCGACCAGTGAACCGGCGAAGAAGAGCAGGGCCATCGGCAGGATCGCCAGCCCGCTGTGCAGGGCGTCGGCGTGCAGGCCGTTCTGGACGGTGAGGGCGAAGACGAACATGAACGCGCCGAAGCCGATGCTGAAGGCGAACACCATGGCCAGCCCACGGGACATCGACGGCAGGCGCAACAGGGACGGCGGCAGCAGTGGGACCTCGCCGCGCCGCTCGGTGCGCTTCTCCACGACATAGGTGACGGCGCCGAGGACGACCGCGACGGCGAGCATCAGCCAGGTCCACCAGGGCCAGCCCAGTGAGTGCCCCTCGGTCAGCGGCACCAGTAGGGCGGTCAGGGTGGCAGCGAACAGCACGGTGCCGGGCAGGTCGATACCGACGGGGTGGTGCGAGTGCGTGCTGGGCACGATCCGGGCCGCCACCAGCAGCACGACCACGCCGATGGGCACATTGACCAGGAAGATCGGCCGCCAGGAGGTACCGGCGATATCCGCGCTGACCAGCAGGCCGCCGACCAGTTGTCCGACCACGGCGGCGATGCCGGAGGTGGCCCCGTACAGGGCCACGGCACGGGCCTTGCGCTCTCCATCGAGGACGTGATGGAACGTCGCCAGCACCTGCGGAATGAGCAGGGCCGCGGTGGCGCCCTGGACGATGCGGGCGGCGATCAGCGCACCCACGCCGGGGGCGACACCGCAGGCCAAGGAGGCCAGCACGAAGCCCACGAGCGCGCCTAGGAAGATACGCCGACGGCCGTAGCGGTCGCCGAGCCGCCCGCCGAGAACCAGCAGGGTCGCGTACGCGACTCCGTACCCGGCGATCACCAGTTCCAGCGACGAAGCCGACGCGTGCAGAGAGGCGTCGATGCTGGGCAGGGCCACGTTGGTGATGAAGAAGTCCATGATCGGCAGGAAAGCGCCGGCGAGCAGGATGAACACCCCGACCGGGTGCAGGCCCCCGGCGCGGGCCGTGGCATGGGGCGAGAGCGTCGTCGCCGCTGCATGCCGGGAGGAAGTGGTTGTCGTCATGACAGCTCCCAGAGAGCAGTGATTATGAACTCATAACTATGAGCGCATAAAGAGTATGCCCCCATAACTACCTGACAGCAAACACGTATCGTGGAGCCGTGATGGAGGACCAAGCGCACCAGACGGGCCCGACCGCAGGACCGGACCACGAGCAGCGGTGGGCCGAGCTGGCCGACCTCGTGCTGATCATCAGCCGCGAGATCCAGTTCCGCGGCTACACCGACGAGCAGGCCGTCCCGCTCTCCCCGTCCGAGGGCATGGTGATGCGTTACCTGCAGCACGAGCCCGCCGCCCCACCCAGCCGCATCGCCGCCGCGACCGGGCTACAGCGCACCAACCTCTCCACCGTCCTGGGCGGACTGGAACGCAAGGGCCTCGTCGAGCGACGCACCAACCCGGGCGACGGCCGGGGCATCACCGTCCACACCACCGAACACGGACGCGCCAACTACGCTCTCGTCCGCCAGGAATGGGCCGCGGCCGTCTCCGCGGCCGCCGGCCACGACGCCACACACCTCGACGCCGCCCTCACTCTGCTCACCGCGGTGGAGGCCGGCCTGACCAGCCTCCGGCCCGGGACCCGCGCCGAAGGCCCGGCAACAGAGGCCTGACCAGCCGGTGCGACCTGCGCCCGCGGCCCGAATGCTGCGCAACAGCAATCGCTGATCGCCACTCCTGCAACCCAGTCGGTCGGGCCCGGGCGCATCACGTCACACACGCCCTGACCACCAACCCCTCCCGGGGAGGATCCAGGGAGCGTGGACGACTCCGGGGAGCGCGTGGGGAGAGTGGACCGCGCAAGCCGACACGCCCCCAAAAGACCCTCAAAGAGATGCCCACTCAGGCCGGAGCCGGCTGCGGGTCGCATGCCACGGGTTCATGACCATGGACGTCGAGTGACTACGAGCGCCGGATCGCCGGGAGTTGGATGAACTCCTCAGTCGCGTCAAGCCCTTCGGCCGAGATGCCGAACAAGAAGGCCTACTGCCGACGGTGAGCACTGGCAAGTCGGTGCGCGCATCCCGGCATTCACTCCCAGATGTGAACGCCTCGAACTGCGGACGCCGTCAGAACTCTTGATGTGGGCGGGGTCCCTTGCTTCTCTACTAATAGGAAAGTTTCCTATCGGACAGCTATGTGATCGGAGTTCACATGACGGCTCCCCCACGGTCGTTGCGCCCCGCTGCGCTGGCAGCCCTGCTCAGCAGCGTCCTGCTCCTGTTCGTGAGCGTCCTCCCCACCGCTTCCGCCTCCGCGACCACCGACCTCAAAGCCGCGACACCCGCGGCGACCACACCGGTCGGCATCAACGGCCAGCTCAAGGTCTGTGGCACCAAGCTGTGCAACAGCCGCGGAACCCCCATCCAGCTGCGCGGCATGAGCACACACGGCACCCAGTGGTACCCGCACTGCCTGACCAACGGTTCGCTCAACGCCCTGGCGCAGGACTGGAAGGCCGACGTCCTGCGTGTCTCGACCTATGTGCAGGAGGGCGGGTACGAGACGAACCCGCAGCACTTCACCAACCTCGCCCACTCCCTCATCCAGCAGGCGACGGACCGCGGCATGTACGTGATCGTCGACTGGCACATGCTCACCCCCGGTGACCCGAACACCAACCTGAGCAAGGCGCGGCAGTTCTTCACCGACATCGCCAACCGCAACAAGGGCAAGAACAACGTTCTATACGAGATCGCCAACGAACCCAGCGGGGTCAGCTGGTCGCGGATCAAGAGCTACGCGGAGCAGATCATCCCGACCATCCGCGCCATCGACTCCG from Streptomyces sp. NBC_00258 includes:
- a CDS encoding LysR family transcriptional regulator — its product is MEATTLRQLSAYAAVARAASFTAAAAEMHVSQSSLSRAVADLERHLGVQLLERDTRNVQLTAAGLEALRVAEQIVTAHQAGMKELRRYLLGESGTVAVATLPSVAAVLLPQVISDFRERRPQVAVRLLDGLERSVLDRVLSGDADFAITTVGNPPEQLEHRPLVRDRFVAVLPVGHPLADHHEITWDDLARQPFLAVGRDSSVRRLTDAAFAQIDAHALPAAEAGSIATVGGLVTAGLGVSAMPALVLPLMGAGPVVCRPLVDPVVDRRLDIALRARRTLPTVTERFLETLEEFRLQERPLPPGVSWA
- a CDS encoding CaiB/BaiF CoA transferase family protein, whose protein sequence is MSDNERNTTGSGQLRGLKVVEFAHVVAGPLAGSMLADQGADVVHVEPPGAGDAARAMGPQRDGVPLWFKVAGRNKRSVTLDLHHETGRLVAHRLVAWADVVIVTLRAGRLRSWGLDWDSVHRINPRAVLLQISGFGATSSQADAPGFGKVGEARSGVVHLTGFPDGPPVHTGFSHGDAVTGLMGAYAVLAALHRRDHDPRFDGEWIDLALFESLFRLVEWQVIVHDQLGRVPERSGNQLAVAPGAVINTYRSRDGEWITVTSATLRSVRNIARLLGLPEEEFSTAQQQYDRREQLDENLRNWVAERVTGECLEEFARAEVVASRVFDAADIAADPVYAEREDIVTVDDPDLGPVRMQAVIPHFRQRPGRVWRTGPSLGQDNHLVYGQWLGLSADELADLEKSDVI
- a CDS encoding HpcH/HpaI aldolase/citrate lyase family protein, encoding MSSEESSKSPAEADTGVVDRPSLRSLLFVPGTRTDWLPKARAAGADAAILDLEDAVPAVDKLAARAQVADALARAAATSAEQAGRMALFVRVNPLGDWAGAEELRAVVRPGLAGIVLPKVRSVQDVKLADRLLGWCEQEQGLPPGRVALVPLLETARGLREAYDIARAAARIAYMGALSAPGGDVERAVGYRWSPEGTETVALRSRVLLDARAAGAPCPVSGLWTRVGDLPGLRAFAEQNRSLGYEGMMAIHPSHVPVINEVFSPSSAELARCAELIAAVESAQREGTGAVTFQGEMVDEAMARTARLVLERHGA
- a CDS encoding MFS transporter — translated: MTTTTSSRHAAATTLSPHATARAGGLHPVGVFILLAGAFLPIMDFFITNVALPSIDASLHASASSLELVIAGYGVAYATLLVLGGRLGDRYGRRRIFLGALVGFVLASLACGVAPGVGALIAARIVQGATAALLIPQVLATFHHVLDGERKARAVALYGATSGIAAVVGQLVGGLLVSADIAGTSWRPIFLVNVPIGVVVLLVAARIVPSTHSHHPVGIDLPGTVLFAATLTALLVPLTEGHSLGWPWWTWLMLAVAVVLGAVTYVVEKRTERRGEVPLLPPSLLRLPSMSRGLAMVFAFSIGFGAFMFVFALTVQNGLHADALHSGLAILPMALLFFAGSLVAPRLITRFGRAALSAGAVVQLAGLVWLVAVLLANWPHVSLWAMAVPLALVGAGQSMLFAGLFRSVLADVPTHLAGIGSGVLITLQQSGLALGVATLGTLYLARAPHNVAQAFAGVEYVQMAIVALLALGAAALPRFNKATPVATPVVDA
- a CDS encoding MarR family winged helix-turn-helix transcriptional regulator translates to MEDQAHQTGPTAGPDHEQRWAELADLVLIISREIQFRGYTDEQAVPLSPSEGMVMRYLQHEPAAPPSRIAAATGLQRTNLSTVLGGLERKGLVERRTNPGDGRGITVHTTEHGRANYALVRQEWAAAVSAAAGHDATHLDAALTLLTAVEAGLTSLRPGTRAEGPATEA
- a CDS encoding glycoside hydrolase family 5 protein — protein: MTAPPRSLRPAALAALLSSVLLLFVSVLPTASASATTDLKAATPAATTPVGINGQLKVCGTKLCNSRGTPIQLRGMSTHGTQWYPHCLTNGSLNALAQDWKADVLRVSTYVQEGGYETNPQHFTNLAHSLIQQATDRGMYVIVDWHMLTPGDPNTNLSKARQFFTDIANRNKGKNNVLYEIANEPSGVSWSRIKSYAEQIIPTIRAIDSDAPVLVGTRAWSSFGVSEGANESEVVNNPVRATNIMYTFHFYAYSHRDEYLATLSRAADRLPVFVTEFGTQNYAGEGSNDFAMSQRYLDLMASKKISWTNWNFSDDNRSGAVFKTGTCNNNGPWTGTSSLKPAGVWIRDRIATPDNFPVA